In Solanum stenotomum isolate F172 chromosome 6, ASM1918654v1, whole genome shotgun sequence, one DNA window encodes the following:
- the LOC125867357 gene encoding thioredoxin H2-like isoform X3, giving the protein MGANYSTTLHEAHNMPTTPQFKKSQVIAFHSSTKWKLHFDSLKDTNKLVVIDFTATWCGPCKYMEPVLNDFAAKYTDVEFVKIDVDELNDVAQEYGVQSMPTFVLMRKGKVVDKIVGADKDGLKMKIEKHKVMFI; this is encoded by the exons atgggtGCTAACTACTCAACTACTTTGCATGAAGCTCATAATATGCCAACCACACCACAATTCAAGAAGTCTCAAGTCATTGCTTTCCActcttcaacaaaatggaaGCTCCATTTTGATTCTTTGAAAGATACAAACAAATTG GTTGTTATTGACTTCACAGCTACATGGTGTGGTCCTTGCAAATATATGGAACCAGTTCTTAATGACTTTGCTGCTAAATATACAGATGTTGAGTTTGTCAAGATTGATGTTGATGAATTGAAT GATGTAGCTCAGGAATATGGGGTTCAATCGATGCCAACGTTTGTGTTGATGAGGAAAGGGAAGGTTGTTGACAAGATTGTGGGAGCAGATAAAGATGGACTAAAGATGAAAATTGAGAAACACAAAGTTATGTTCATATAA